GCGCGATATTGCCGCAGCGCCTCGAGCCCTTGCTTGCATTCTTCGGCGTCGAACCACATGCGGGGGAGCGTCAGGCGAACAGCGTTGATCCCGTCCATGAGCTTGTGCGCCGGAACAAGCATTGGACGACGGCCGAGCGCCGCCAGCGTCTCGACGCGCGTGCGGCCGGTTTCCAGAGACCTCACCCGCGCGTCGTGAGGAACGTAGTCGTTCCCATATTCGATCCCGAGCCGCGTGCCGATTGCATCAAGCTCGGCTACGTAATGCGACAGCGGCTGACCGTGATTTTCATAATGCGCGAGAACGCGGATTTCACCGCCATAAGCCTGGAATAGCCAAATCGCCGTCGAATCGCCTATGCCCAAATCCCACGCAGTATTGACTTTCACGCCAGGGGCGGGGGCGACTGCCGTTATCCGGCCGGCGCGCTCGGCTTCAGCAAGCTCGCGTCCAAAATACGCGCCGACGATCGCCGCGGAAGGGTCGCAGTCGAATTCAGCCGCATATTGCTCCGCCGTCATGATCCGACGCGCGTCAGCCAGCTCGTCAGGAGGCAATATTCCGGTCTCTCCAGCCCGAAGAACGCTCGAAAACCACCCCTCAGGGTCGCCCTTCGCAGCCTCGTATTGCTGCCAAAGCTGGTTGCGCCCCTTCACCGTGCCGATGATGACCGCCCATCCTCGCCGATCCGCCAGAGCCGGGCGAACCACCTGCGCCCACAAGCTCGGCGACATATCGGCGAATTCATCGAGGATCACGCCGTCGAGCGCCAGACCGCGCAACCGATCCGAATTGTCGCCGCCGTAGAGGCTGATCCTCGATCCGTTGATGAGATCGACGCGAAGCTCGCTCTCGTTCGGGGCAGACGTCAATACCGGGCGGGAGAACGCCTTCAGATAATCCCAAGCCACAGACTTGGCCTGATTGTAGAATGGCGCGATGTAGGCGTATCGCCCGCCTGGCTTGCGCAGCGCGTGGTCGAGCATGTCCATTAGACACGCGACCGTCTTGCCGGCGCGGCGATGCGCGATAATCACCGCCCACCGCTGCCGGCGGCGGTGGAACTCGACGAACGCAGCCCGCGGCTCGTAGCCGAGCGGTATCTCCTTAGTCGCCACCAGCGTAAGCCTTGCGCGCTCGCTCGCGACGCTTTCTTTCCGCGGCCGACATCGGCGCATCGCCAATCAATGGACGCCCGCGCCCCCTTGCGGTTTTCGTGACATGCCCT
This sequence is a window from bacterium. Protein-coding genes within it:
- a CDS encoding terminase family protein; amino-acid sequence: MATKEIPLGYEPRAAFVEFHRRRQRWAVIIAHRRAGKTVACLMDMLDHALRKPGGRYAYIAPFYNQAKSVAWDYLKAFSRPVLTSAPNESELRVDLINGSRISLYGGDNSDRLRGLALDGVILDEFADMSPSLWAQVVRPALADRRGWAVIIGTVKGRNQLWQQYEAAKGDPEGWFSSVLRAGETGILPPDELADARRIMTAEQYAAEFDCDPSAAIVGAYFGRELAEAERAGRITAVAPAPGVKVNTAWDLGIGDSTAIWLFQAYGGEIRVLAHYENHGQPLSHYVAELDAIGTRLGIEYGNDYVPHDARVRSLETGRTRVETLAALGRRPMLVPAHKLMDGINAVRLTLPRMWFDAEECKQGLEALRQYRAEFDEKTRAYKDTPRHDWTSHSADAARYMCMAWREIAQAPIAGDKPPDFRGFGQMTYDEVMKMSPSNRRDFERA